A genome region from Arthrobacter sp. SLBN-100 includes the following:
- a CDS encoding WhiB family transcriptional regulator has product MGQAERIQEDAVVAGQASAKYRARGVPSDWYVDPADPDAAERYNTNNKDLLQDQATAFLAAHEALLDGGEDPEDELDPPMELAAPGTSQPVWIGLPFQQDFGDEGELGWQSDALCAQTDPEAFFPEKGGSTRDAKKVCGACNVRSQCLEYALANDERFGIWGGLSERERRRLRKRAI; this is encoded by the coding sequence ATGGGGCAAGCAGAGCGTATCCAGGAAGATGCCGTCGTGGCCGGTCAGGCGTCGGCGAAATATCGTGCACGGGGGGTGCCAAGCGATTGGTACGTTGACCCGGCCGATCCTGATGCGGCAGAACGGTACAACACAAACAACAAGGACTTACTCCAGGACCAGGCCACGGCATTCCTCGCCGCGCATGAAGCCCTCCTGGACGGCGGTGAGGACCCCGAGGACGAGCTTGACCCACCCATGGAACTGGCGGCGCCCGGAACTTCCCAGCCGGTCTGGATCGGTCTGCCCTTCCAACAGGACTTTGGCGACGAAGGCGAACTTGGCTGGCAGTCGGACGCCTTGTGCGCCCAAACAGACCCCGAGGCATTCTTCCCCGAAAAGGGCGGATCCACCCGCGATGCGAAAAAGGTGTGCGGTGCCTGCAACGTGCGGTCGCAATGCCTTGAGTACGCCCTGGCGAACGACGAGCGGTTCGGCATCTGGGGAGGCCTTTCCGAGCGCGAGCGCCGGCGGCTAAGGAAGCGAGCAATCTAA
- a CDS encoding TIGR03089 family protein, whose translation MTTPAIDLMTSLRSGNSTAPRLTWYGPDAERVELSGKVLDNWVAKTSNLLQDELDAGPGMRLALDLPVHWKAMVWALAAWQLGLETVLNGDGADFLATAAPESVTGNYDAVVAVALPALAMRWDGGLPAGFLDYAAEVRSHADFFMQHADPDPSACAIVASDGRRHLHEDLLNSFAVSHEDGVRLHVPGSDGLEAALANALGAWRGGGSVVLTHPDVADTGKLLAAERIHGS comes from the coding sequence ATGACGACCCCCGCAATCGACTTGATGACCAGTCTTCGTTCCGGCAACTCCACAGCCCCGCGGCTCACTTGGTACGGCCCTGACGCCGAGCGGGTGGAATTGTCCGGAAAGGTCCTGGACAACTGGGTGGCCAAGACCAGCAACCTCCTCCAGGACGAGCTGGACGCCGGGCCCGGCATGCGGCTGGCGCTGGACCTTCCGGTCCACTGGAAAGCCATGGTCTGGGCGTTGGCCGCCTGGCAACTCGGCCTGGAGACTGTGCTCAACGGGGACGGGGCCGACTTCCTGGCCACCGCCGCGCCGGAGTCAGTTACCGGAAATTACGACGCCGTAGTGGCAGTTGCGCTGCCGGCCCTCGCCATGCGGTGGGACGGCGGACTTCCGGCCGGCTTCCTGGATTACGCTGCGGAGGTGCGCTCCCACGCGGATTTTTTTATGCAGCATGCCGACCCCGATCCGTCGGCCTGCGCCATCGTCGCATCCGACGGGCGCCGGCATCTCCACGAGGATCTTTTGAACAGCTTCGCAGTGAGCCATGAAGACGGGGTCCGGCTGCACGTCCCGGGCAGCGACGGGCTCGAGGCCGCCTTGGCCAATGCGCTGGGCGCCTGGCGCGGCGGAGGTTCAGTGGTGCTCACGCACCCGGATGTGGCGGACACCGGGAAGCTGCTTGCCGCGGAACGCATCCACGGCAGCTGA
- a CDS encoding GtrA family protein, which yields MFSALAERIRGLASLFWREVAKFGAVGGVAFVIDNGLTYYLMHGPMSDSEAKARFVGASVATIFSWIANRLWTFRHRRQANVLREFLMFILINGIGIGISTGFTALAKYGLGVTDKNLLFFAGVAGILVATVVRFFAYRFLVFNQELDQEPEFSHDHELIEIHHGKGSGTAADVAEPESFAGDPAQPKK from the coding sequence ATGTTTAGCGCACTTGCAGAACGTATCCGGGGACTCGCCTCGCTTTTCTGGCGTGAGGTGGCCAAGTTCGGTGCCGTGGGCGGTGTGGCATTCGTCATCGATAATGGCCTCACGTATTACCTCATGCACGGGCCGATGTCAGACAGCGAGGCCAAGGCCCGGTTTGTGGGTGCCTCGGTGGCCACCATCTTTTCCTGGATTGCGAACCGCCTCTGGACCTTCCGGCACCGCCGGCAGGCGAACGTGCTGCGCGAGTTCCTGATGTTCATCCTCATCAACGGCATCGGCATCGGGATCTCCACCGGGTTCACCGCCCTTGCCAAGTACGGACTTGGCGTCACGGACAAGAACCTGCTGTTCTTCGCCGGAGTTGCAGGCATCCTGGTAGCTACAGTGGTCCGGTTCTTCGCCTACCGGTTCCTCGTGTTCAACCAGGAACTGGATCAGGAACCCGAATTCTCGCACGACCACGAGCTCATCGAAATCCACCATGGCAAGGGTTCAGGTACAGCCGCCGATGTGGCGGAGCCCGAATCCTTTGCCGGGGACCCTGCCCAGCCCAAAAAGTAG